In one window of Paraburkholderia phymatum STM815 DNA:
- the ribB gene encoding 3,4-dihydroxy-2-butanone-4-phosphate synthase, with protein sequence MSVVSHSAAFAWPAPSVVAEDAVADLPLLATEPVPPRVAAALHALRAGRAVVLQDDHDRENEADLIMSAERMSVEMMALFIRECSGIVCLCLTDEKVRALELPPMTAHNESRNTTAFTVSIEAREGVSTGVSAADRLTTIRAAIADDAKPADIVRPGHVYPLRAMPGGVLARRGHTEGTVDLVTLAGLKPAGVLCELMNADGTMMRGADVEAFAARHDMPMLTIAELVEFRRSLALAREACVEV encoded by the coding sequence ATGTCCGTTGTCTCCCACTCTGCTGCATTTGCCTGGCCTGCACCTTCCGTCGTCGCGGAGGATGCCGTCGCCGATCTCCCGTTGCTTGCCACCGAACCCGTTCCGCCGCGCGTCGCTGCCGCGCTCCACGCTTTGCGCGCAGGCCGTGCCGTCGTGCTTCAGGACGATCACGACCGCGAGAACGAAGCCGATCTGATCATGTCCGCGGAGCGTATGAGCGTCGAGATGATGGCGCTGTTCATTCGCGAGTGCAGCGGCATCGTGTGTTTGTGCCTGACCGACGAGAAGGTACGCGCGCTCGAGTTGCCGCCGATGACGGCTCACAACGAGAGCCGCAACACGACGGCGTTTACTGTATCGATAGAGGCACGCGAGGGCGTATCGACTGGGGTATCGGCCGCGGACCGACTGACGACGATTCGTGCCGCTATCGCGGACGACGCGAAGCCTGCCGATATCGTGCGGCCTGGCCACGTATATCCGTTGCGTGCGATGCCAGGCGGCGTGCTCGCGCGTCGCGGGCATACGGAAGGGACCGTCGATCTCGTGACGTTGGCGGGGCTGAAGCCCGCCGGTGTGTTGTGCGAACTGATGAACGCCGATGGCACGATGATGCGGGGTGCTGATGTCGAGGCGTTTGCCGCCAGGCATGACATGCCGATGCTGACCATTGCCGAGCTTGTCGAGTTTCGGCGCTCGCTGGCGCTTGCCCGAGAGGCGTGTGTCGAGGTCTGA
- a CDS encoding HAD family hydrolase encodes MIDHLICDCDGVLVDSEVIADRVMHDTLAATFPTLDFHEICKTAFGQQTSRFLKSVETAFDIELPANFLQTVEANVEAELASSLSAISGVRDALQRVPLPAAVVSNSRMTRVSASVRRAGLAEIFGPRVFSAEQVARPKPYPDVYLFAAQQLGVEPSRCVVVEDSVSGLNAARAAGMMTIAFVGASHIPDGYADVLRSMGTTRIMKHMDELPAFVEAGMRGEFRDVQS; translated from the coding sequence ATGATCGACCATCTCATTTGCGACTGTGACGGCGTGCTCGTCGACAGCGAAGTCATTGCCGACCGCGTGATGCACGACACGCTCGCCGCCACGTTTCCGACGCTCGATTTCCACGAAATCTGCAAGACCGCGTTTGGTCAGCAGACTTCGCGCTTTCTGAAGAGCGTCGAAACGGCATTCGACATCGAACTCCCCGCCAACTTTTTGCAGACCGTCGAGGCGAACGTCGAGGCAGAACTGGCGTCGTCGCTATCCGCGATCAGCGGCGTGCGCGATGCGTTGCAGCGGGTCCCGCTGCCGGCCGCCGTCGTATCGAACAGCCGGATGACGCGGGTGAGCGCGTCGGTACGCCGCGCAGGGCTCGCCGAGATTTTTGGGCCGAGGGTGTTCAGCGCGGAACAGGTTGCGCGGCCCAAGCCTTATCCCGATGTTTATCTGTTTGCTGCGCAGCAGTTAGGTGTCGAGCCGTCACGGTGTGTGGTTGTCGAGGATAGCGTGTCTGGTTTGAATGCCGCTCGCGCGGCGGGCATGATGACGATTGCGTTTGTTGGCGCGAGCCATATTCCGGATGGTTATGCCGATGTACTTCGCAGCATGGGGACCACTCGGATCATGAAACACATGGACGAGTTGCCTGCGTTTGTTGAGGCTGGCATGCGGGGCGAGTTTAGGGACGTGCAGTCGTAG
- the glpK gene encoding glycerol kinase GlpK, with the protein MQDQYILALDQGTTSSRAMLFDRNGNVVSVAQKEFRQIYPHPGWVEHDPLEIWATQAGVAAEAVTHAGLNGTSIAAIGITNQRETTIVWDRQTGHPIYNAIVWQDRRTADFCDQLKAQGLEDEVRAKTGLPVDSYFSATKIRWILDNVEGAREKAKQGKLAFGTVDSWLVWNFTKHELHITDVTNASRTMLFNIHTLQWDDALLDALDIPRSMLPEVRPSSEVYGPTKTTVFASKIPLAGIAGDQHAALFGQMCTRSGMVKNTYGTGCFLVMNTGTKPIESKNNLVTTIAWQIGDQINYALEGSIFIAGAVVQWLRDGLGIIRSASEVETLARGVEHCDGVYLVPAFAGLGAPHWNARARGTLFGVTRGTTSAHIARAALDSIAYQSMDVLKAMEADSGIHINELRVDGGACANNLLMQFQADILGVDAVRPQVSETTALGAAYLAGLATGYWKDIEELQNQWKLEHRFSPSLPADQAKACLDGWQRAIRAAKAWADAP; encoded by the coding sequence ATGCAGGATCAGTACATCCTGGCACTAGACCAGGGCACCACGAGTTCGCGCGCGATGCTGTTCGATCGCAACGGCAACGTCGTCTCGGTTGCGCAAAAAGAATTCAGGCAGATCTATCCGCATCCGGGCTGGGTCGAACACGATCCGCTGGAAATCTGGGCGACGCAGGCGGGCGTCGCAGCCGAAGCCGTCACGCACGCAGGGCTGAACGGCACGTCGATCGCAGCGATCGGCATCACGAACCAGCGCGAGACGACGATCGTCTGGGACCGCCAGACAGGTCATCCCATCTACAACGCGATCGTCTGGCAGGACCGCCGCACGGCCGACTTCTGCGACCAGCTGAAGGCGCAAGGCCTCGAAGACGAGGTCCGTGCAAAGACGGGCTTGCCGGTCGACTCATACTTCTCGGCAACGAAGATCCGCTGGATCCTCGACAACGTCGAAGGCGCGCGCGAAAAAGCGAAGCAAGGCAAGCTCGCGTTCGGCACGGTGGACAGCTGGCTCGTGTGGAATTTCACCAAGCACGAACTGCATATCACCGACGTGACCAACGCGTCGCGCACGATGCTCTTCAACATTCACACGCTGCAATGGGACGACGCGTTGCTCGACGCGCTCGACATTCCGCGCAGCATGCTGCCCGAAGTGCGCCCTTCGTCGGAAGTGTATGGGCCGACGAAGACGACTGTGTTCGCATCGAAGATTCCGCTCGCGGGCATCGCGGGTGATCAGCATGCGGCGCTGTTCGGCCAGATGTGCACGCGTTCCGGCATGGTGAAGAACACCTACGGCACCGGCTGCTTTCTCGTGATGAACACGGGCACGAAGCCGATCGAATCGAAGAACAATCTGGTCACGACGATCGCATGGCAGATCGGCGATCAGATCAATTACGCGCTTGAAGGCAGTATCTTCATCGCGGGCGCCGTCGTGCAGTGGCTGCGCGACGGACTGGGCATCATCCGCAGCGCGTCGGAAGTCGAGACGCTCGCGCGCGGCGTCGAACATTGCGACGGCGTGTATCTCGTGCCGGCATTCGCGGGACTCGGCGCGCCACACTGGAACGCGCGTGCTCGCGGCACGCTGTTCGGCGTCACGCGCGGCACGACGTCAGCGCACATCGCGCGCGCGGCGCTGGATTCGATCGCTTATCAATCGATGGATGTTCTGAAGGCGATGGAAGCCGACTCGGGCATCCATATCAACGAATTGCGCGTGGATGGCGGCGCGTGCGCGAACAATCTGCTGATGCAGTTCCAGGCCGACATTCTCGGCGTCGACGCCGTGCGCCCGCAGGTCAGCGAAACGACCGCGCTTGGCGCTGCGTATCTGGCGGGACTCGCAACCGGCTACTGGAAAGACATCGAGGAACTGCAGAACCAATGGAAGCTCGAACATCGCTTCTCGCCGTCGCTGCCCGCCGACCAGGCGAAGGCCTGCCTCGACGGCTGGCAGCGCGCGATCCGCGCCGCGAAAGCGTGGGCCGACGCACCTTGA